In Leptodesmis sichuanensis A121, the following are encoded in one genomic region:
- the aroC gene encoding chorismate synthase has product MGNTFGHLFRITTFGESHGGGVGVVIDGCPPRLEISEEEIQFELDRRRPGQSKITTPRKEDDRCEILSGVFEGLTLGTPISILVRNKDQRSQDYDEMAVKYRPSHADATYDAKYGIRNYQGGGRSSARETIGRVAAGAIAKKILRQVAGVEIIAYVKRIKDLEGVIDPETVTLDQVESNIVRCPDWETAERMIDLIEQYRNQGDSLGGVVECVARRVPRGLGMPVFDKLEADLAKAVMSLPATKGFEIGSGFAGTLMSGSEHNDEFYTDDQGNIRTVTNRSGGVQGGISNGENILIRIAFKPTATIRKEQKTVTREGDAVTLAAKGRHDPCVLPRAVPMVEAMMALVLCDHLLRQQGQCSLF; this is encoded by the coding sequence ATGGGTAATACGTTTGGGCATTTGTTTCGCATTACCACCTTTGGGGAATCCCACGGTGGCGGAGTGGGCGTGGTGATTGATGGGTGTCCCCCACGACTGGAGATTAGCGAGGAAGAAATTCAGTTTGAGCTAGACCGCCGCCGTCCTGGTCAAAGCAAGATTACTACACCCCGGAAAGAGGACGATCGCTGCGAAATTCTCTCTGGTGTGTTTGAGGGCCTTACCCTGGGAACTCCTATTTCCATCCTGGTACGCAATAAAGACCAGCGATCGCAGGACTATGACGAAATGGCCGTTAAGTATCGCCCCTCCCATGCTGATGCCACCTACGATGCCAAGTACGGAATTCGCAACTATCAGGGAGGCGGACGATCGTCAGCGCGGGAAACGATCGGTCGGGTTGCGGCAGGCGCGATCGCCAAAAAAATTCTGCGGCAGGTGGCTGGAGTCGAAATTATCGCCTACGTGAAACGGATCAAAGATCTGGAGGGCGTGATTGATCCAGAGACTGTCACCTTAGATCAGGTGGAAAGTAACATTGTGCGCTGTCCCGATTGGGAAACGGCAGAACGAATGATTGACCTGATTGAGCAATACCGCAACCAGGGCGATTCCCTGGGAGGTGTGGTGGAATGTGTGGCCCGTCGAGTTCCCAGGGGGTTGGGAATGCCTGTATTCGACAAGTTAGAGGCGGATCTGGCGAAAGCGGTGATGTCTCTCCCGGCCACCAAAGGGTTTGAGATTGGCTCTGGGTTTGCCGGAACTCTGATGAGTGGTAGTGAACACAACGACGAATTCTACACCGACGACCAGGGAAACATTCGGACGGTGACGAATCGATCGGGCGGTGTGCAGGGCGGCATCTCCAATGGAGAAAACATCCTGATCCGGATTGCCTTCAAACCCACCGCCACGATTCGCAAGGAGCAAAAAACCGTCACTCGGGAAGGGGATGCTGTGACTTTGGCTGCCAAGGGCCGCCACGATCCCTGTGTCTTACCCAGAGCCGTCCCCATGGTGGAAGCGATGATGGCGCTGGTGCTGTGCGATCATCTGTTGCGGCAACAAGGGCAGTGCAGTCTCTTCTAG
- the petD gene encoding cytochrome b6-f complex subunit IV — MAILKKPDLADPTLRAKLAKGMGHNYYGEPAWPNDLLYTFPIVILGTIALCVGLAVLDPAMVGEPANPFATPLEILPEWYLYPVFNILRLVPNKLLGVVLMASVPLGLIIVPFVESVNKFQNPFRRPVATTIFLFGTLVTLYLGIGAAFPISKALTLGLF, encoded by the coding sequence ATGGCAATCCTGAAGAAACCAGACCTGGCTGATCCCACATTACGTGCGAAGCTGGCAAAGGGCATGGGGCATAACTATTATGGTGAGCCTGCATGGCCGAATGACCTGCTTTATACTTTTCCGATCGTAATTCTGGGGACGATCGCCCTCTGTGTAGGGCTGGCCGTTCTTGATCCGGCAATGGTAGGTGAACCTGCCAATCCGTTTGCAACTCCCCTGGAAATTTTGCCGGAATGGTATCTCTACCCGGTATTTAACATCCTGCGCCTGGTGCCCAACAAGCTGTTAGGTGTTGTGCTGATGGCTTCTGTGCCCCTGGGATTGATCATTGTTCCCTTTGTCGAAAGTGTGAACAAGTTTCAAAATCCCTTCCGCCGTCCAGTCGCCACCACTATCTTCCTGTTCGGTACCCTCGTGACTCTGTACCTGGGTATTGGTGCTGCTTTCCCGATCAGCAAAGCTTTGACCCTCGGCTTGTTCTAA
- the ctpA gene encoding carboxyl-terminal processing protease CtpA: MGKRFFWARRLFLLLLLVVTVCCSATPAIALTDEQRLVAEAWRLVDRAYVDDSFNHQNWWLVRQKALKQPLTDREQTYTAIQQMLASLEDPFTRLLKPEQYRSLQTNTSGELTGVGLQIALDPDTGTLKVIAPIANSPADKAGIRPADAILKIDGVPTAGLSLDEAAERMRGPIGSRVRLTVRHDGGEPAELDVVRDRIALNPVYADLRMASGKTASGSPTKIGYIRLNQFNANATSEVANAIKQLEKQGAESYILDLRSNPGGLLQAGIEVARLWLDQGTIVYTVNRQGIEGNFEATGQALTKDPLVVLVNQGTASASEILAGALKDNHRATIVGERTFGKGLIQSLFDLSDGSGLAVTVAKYETPAHIDINKQGIKPDVTVSLDPIAMTQLGTTADRQYEAAVELLTTQSMVAGAA; this comes from the coding sequence ATGGGAAAGCGGTTTTTCTGGGCCAGGCGACTGTTCTTGCTACTGTTGTTGGTTGTCACTGTTTGTTGCTCGGCAACTCCAGCGATCGCACTCACCGATGAGCAGCGTCTGGTGGCAGAAGCCTGGAGATTAGTTGATCGCGCCTATGTCGATGACAGCTTCAATCATCAGAACTGGTGGCTGGTGCGGCAAAAAGCGCTGAAGCAACCGTTGACCGATCGCGAACAGACCTACACCGCGATTCAGCAAATGCTGGCCAGCCTGGAGGATCCATTTACCCGGTTGCTGAAGCCAGAGCAATATCGCAGTTTGCAAACCAATACCTCTGGCGAATTGACTGGAGTTGGCTTACAAATTGCGCTGGATCCGGATACTGGCACTCTGAAAGTGATTGCCCCGATCGCCAATTCTCCAGCCGATAAAGCCGGAATTCGTCCTGCAGATGCCATCTTAAAGATTGACGGCGTGCCAACCGCAGGGTTGAGTCTGGATGAAGCGGCAGAACGGATGCGTGGTCCCATTGGCAGTCGAGTTCGTTTAACCGTGCGGCACGACGGCGGTGAGCCTGCCGAACTGGATGTCGTACGCGATCGGATTGCTCTCAATCCCGTTTATGCTGACCTGCGCATGGCATCCGGTAAAACGGCCAGCGGTTCTCCTACCAAAATTGGATACATTCGCCTGAATCAATTTAATGCCAACGCTACCAGTGAAGTCGCCAATGCGATTAAGCAGTTAGAAAAGCAGGGAGCCGAAAGTTATATCCTGGATCTCCGCAGTAATCCGGGCGGCTTGCTCCAGGCTGGGATTGAAGTGGCCCGTCTGTGGCTGGATCAGGGGACGATCGTCTATACCGTCAATCGTCAGGGCATTGAGGGGAATTTTGAAGCGACAGGCCAGGCCCTCACCAAGGATCCGCTAGTGGTGCTGGTGAACCAGGGAACGGCCAGTGCCAGCGAAATTCTCGCAGGTGCTCTGAAGGATAATCACCGTGCCACAATCGTAGGAGAGCGAACCTTTGGCAAGGGCTTGATTCAGTCCCTGTTTGATTTATCCGATGGCTCCGGGTTGGCTGTTACGGTGGCGAAGTACGAAACCCCTGCCCATATCGATATCAATAAACAGGGAATTAAGCCGGATGTGACGGTATCACTCGATCCCATTGCCATGACTCAACTGGGAACAACTGCCGATCGTCAGTATGAGGCCGCAGTGGAGCTATTAACCACACAATCCATGGTTGCTGGTGCTGCCTAA
- a CDS encoding HD domain-containing protein, producing the protein MLPNSERIYHDPLHGAIALNPSDPTEALLIRLIDTPACQRLRRIRQLGPASVTFHGAESSRFTHSLGVMAIARRAFDRICKAYPQLHPYRPVVLCAALLHDLGHGPFSHTAEEIFSCHHELWTERVLQESEAVRQLLDAFDPHLLEQILQVYQKKHPVPLVWQLVSSQLDCDRLDYLMRDSYFTGASYGKIDLDRILMALGYDPVSQQLVVARKGMAAVEHYLIVRYFMYAQVYNHPKNIAATWILEQAFNRARSLLQQSELWADDTVTAWLSQDCDRLSLQDYLTADDYVFAYHLQRWQQHPDPVLAEMSRRFVDRDLFKCLDVTHLNEAQRATLLSKTHHWLTQAGFNAGYYSGIRISFSRGYTLYQKGIKIQTPSRLEEISDLSPLVQTLTQPYERAWLIYPREIEQALQVIQTNLC; encoded by the coding sequence GTGCTGCCTAATTCTGAACGAATCTATCATGACCCTCTGCACGGCGCGATCGCGCTGAATCCCAGCGACCCAACGGAAGCTCTGCTGATTCGGTTAATCGATACGCCTGCCTGCCAACGTCTGCGCCGTATCCGGCAGTTAGGCCCAGCCAGTGTTACCTTTCATGGGGCGGAATCTTCCCGGTTTACTCATTCTCTTGGGGTCATGGCGATCGCGCGACGGGCCTTCGATCGCATCTGCAAAGCCTATCCCCAACTGCATCCCTATCGCCCGGTTGTTCTTTGTGCGGCGCTGTTACACGATTTGGGACATGGCCCCTTCAGTCATACGGCTGAAGAGATTTTCAGTTGTCACCACGAACTTTGGACAGAGCGGGTGTTGCAGGAGTCGGAAGCCGTGCGTCAGCTACTGGATGCCTTCGACCCACATCTGTTAGAACAAATTCTTCAGGTTTATCAAAAAAAACATCCGGTGCCGTTGGTCTGGCAACTTGTTTCTAGCCAGTTGGACTGCGATCGTCTGGATTACCTGATGCGAGACAGCTACTTTACGGGAGCCAGTTACGGCAAAATTGATCTCGATCGCATCCTGATGGCACTTGGCTACGATCCGGTGTCGCAACAATTGGTGGTGGCCCGCAAGGGAATGGCGGCTGTGGAACATTACCTGATCGTGCGGTATTTCATGTATGCCCAGGTCTATAATCATCCCAAAAACATCGCCGCCACCTGGATCCTGGAACAGGCATTCAATCGAGCACGATCGCTATTGCAGCAGAGTGAGTTATGGGCAGACGACACCGTTACCGCCTGGTTAAGTCAGGATTGCGATCGCCTGTCTCTGCAAGATTATCTGACAGCGGATGATTACGTCTTTGCCTATCATCTACAACGCTGGCAACAGCATCCCGATCCCGTGTTAGCCGAGATGAGCCGCCGCTTTGTCGATCGCGACTTGTTCAAATGTCTGGATGTCACTCATTTAAACGAAGCGCAACGCGCTACCTTACTCAGCAAAACCCATCACTGGCTCACCCAAGCTGGCTTCAACGCTGGCTATTACAGCGGTATTCGCATCTCTTTTAGTCGGGGCTATACCCTGTATCAAAAAGGTATCAAAATTCAGACCCCTTCCCGTTTGGAGGAAATCAGCGATCTCTCTCCCCTGGTACAAACTCTCACCCAACCTTATGAACGCGCCTGGTTAATTTATCCTCGTGAGATTGAACAAGCCTTGCAGGTCATTCAGACAAATCTTTGTTGA
- the petB gene encoding cytochrome b6, with the protein MFTKQVTESKAFQWFQERLEIQAIADDISSKYVPPHVNIFYCLGGITLVCFLIQFATGFAMTFYYRPTVTEAFQSVQYIMTEVNFGWLIRSIHRWSASMMVLMMILHVFRVYLTGGFKKPRELTWVTGVVLAVITVSFGVTGYSLPWDQVGYWAVKIVSGVPEAIPVVGVLIADLLRGGSSVGQATLTRYYSAHTFVLPWLIAVFMLLHFLMIRKQGISGPL; encoded by the coding sequence ATGTTCACTAAGCAGGTAACCGAATCAAAAGCTTTCCAATGGTTTCAGGAAAGACTAGAGATTCAGGCGATCGCTGACGATATCAGCAGTAAATACGTTCCTCCCCATGTCAATATCTTTTACTGCCTGGGTGGAATCACGCTTGTTTGTTTCCTGATCCAGTTTGCCACTGGATTTGCAATGACGTTTTATTACAGACCCACCGTTACTGAAGCCTTCCAGTCTGTGCAATACATTATGACGGAAGTTAACTTTGGGTGGTTGATCCGCTCCATCCACCGCTGGTCTGCCAGCATGATGGTGCTGATGATGATTCTGCACGTCTTCCGGGTTTACCTGACTGGCGGTTTCAAAAAGCCCCGGGAGTTGACCTGGGTAACGGGTGTGGTTCTGGCCGTCATTACCGTGTCCTTTGGGGTTACAGGCTACTCCCTCCCCTGGGATCAGGTGGGATATTGGGCCGTTAAGATTGTTTCGGGTGTGCCTGAAGCAATTCCGGTCGTGGGAGTCCTAATCGCTGACCTGTTGCGGGGTGGTTCCAGTGTTGGACAAGCCACGTTGACCCGTTATTACAGTGCTCATACCTTTGTTCTACCCTGGCTGATCGCAGTGTTTATGCTATTGCACTTCCTGATGATCCGTAAGCAGGGTATTTCTGGTCCGCTCTAA